The stretch of DNA GCCGCCACCGGGCTCTGCGGCGAGCATGCGGTGACCATCCATGCCACCGAGAGCAGGGCCACCGCGAGCAGGGCTGGGACGAGGTGCCTCCGGCCGGTCATCGGACCAGCATGACAGCCCAGGTGGGCACGCACTTGCGGTGGTGCGGCAAACTGGTGGTGTGAGTGTTGCTTCTTCCGACGAGCGCGCAGTTGCGCGTCCCGTACTGACCGACGCCGTCGAGCTCGCCCGAACCGCAGTGGTCGAACTGCAGGAAGGGGGAGTCGGCGACTACCTGGGCGTCACGTCCGAGGACGAGTGCGCCGCGACTCACCGTTTCGTTGCGGACCTTCCCGGCTACCGGGGCTGGCAGTGGGCGGTGGTGGTGGCCGCCGATCCGGAGTCGGACCGTGCCACCGTCAGCGAGCTCGCCCTCCTCCCCGGACCCGACGCCCTGGTGGCGCCCGACTGGATTCCGTGGGACCAGCGGATCCGCCCCGGAGACCTGTCCGCGGGCGATCTGCTGGCACCGCCGGCCGGTGACCCCCGCCTCGTCCCCGGCTATGTCGCGACGGGTGACCCCGAGATCGACGACGCCGCCCTCGAACTGGGCCTGGGCCGTAAGCAGGCGCTGAGCCTCGAGGGTCGCCTCGACGCCGCCCAGCGCTGGCACGACGGCGACTACGGCCCCGATTCCGAGATGGCCAAGGCCGCGCCGTCGACGTGCGGGCTGTGCGGTTTCTACCTCCCGCTCGCCGGCGCCCTGCACGGGGCGTTCGGCGTGTGCGGCAACGAGATGGCCGCCGACGGGCACGTCGTCGACGTCATGTACGGGTGCGGCGCCCACTCCGACACCTCGCTGCCCTCGGGCGCCGGTTCGCCGCAGTACGACGCGTACGACGACGGCGCCGTCGAGGTCGTCGAGCAGGCCGACACCGAGACGGGGGCCGCTGCCGAGGTCACCGAGGCCGAGGAATCCGCATCGACCAGCTAGCCGATCCTTTCGGCACCGCCGCACTGAGGGATTCGACGCTCCTCGCGTGGCGCACGTCCCCGACCCGCCTGCGGGAGGACGCCGCGGCCGAATCCGACCTGGCCCGGGCCGGCTACCGCGACCGGCTCCTCACCGAGCTGGCGCAGAACGCGGCCGACGCCGCGGCCCGCGCCGAAGTGCCCGGTGAGCTGTCCGTGCAACTCGACGGACGAGTCCTGAGCGTGTCCAACACCGGCACACCGCTGGACGAGCCGGGAGTGCAGGCGCTGGTCGCGCTGCGGGCGTCGAACAAGTCCGGGACGACCGTCGGCCGGTACGGCGTCGGCTTCACGGCGGTGCTGTCGGTGAGCGACGAGGTCGAACTGCGGTCGACGTCCGGTTCGGTGCTGTTCTCCGCGGACCGCACCCGGGCGGAACTGCGGGACCTCGACGGCGCCGACCCGGGCGCGGGTGTGCCTGCCCTCCGGCTGGCGTGGCCCACCGGGAACCGCCCCGCCGCCGGCGCGGAGTCGGAAGTCGTGCTGACGCTGCGCGAGGACGTGGACGCCGAGTCGCTGCTCGCGTACATGGCACGCGAGGCACCCGACCTTCTGCTCGAACTCCCGGCGCTCGTGTCGATCACCGTGGGCGACAAGCAGTTCCGCCGGCGCGAACGGCCACTCGATTCCGGGCTGACCGAGGTCGCGATCGGCGACGACCGCTGGTGGCAGTACGAGTCCGGGCGGGCACGTTGGCTCGTCCCGGTCCGGGACGGCGTCGTCGCACCCGTGACCGAGGACGTCCTGCGCGCCCCCACCCGGTCGGACGAGGAACTGTCGGTACCGGCGATCCTCGTCGCGGACATCGCCATGCAACCCGACCGCAGGCGGATTCTGCCCGGCGCCGCGATCGCCGAATTGGCCACCGGATACGCCGAGTTCGTGGCCGCGATGCCGCCCGAACAGCGACTGTCGCTGGTTCCCGTCCCCGCGTTCGCACGCAGCGAGGTGGAC from Rhodococcus opacus B4 encodes:
- a CDS encoding DUF3027 domain-containing protein → MVRQTGGVSVASSDERAVARPVLTDAVELARTAVVELQEGGVGDYLGVTSEDECAATHRFVADLPGYRGWQWAVVVAADPESDRATVSELALLPGPDALVAPDWIPWDQRIRPGDLSAGDLLAPPAGDPRLVPGYVATGDPEIDDAALELGLGRKQALSLEGRLDAAQRWHDGDYGPDSEMAKAAPSTCGLCGFYLPLAGALHGAFGVCGNEMAADGHVVDVMYGCGAHSDTSLPSGAGSPQYDAYDDGAVEVVEQADTETGAAAEVTEAEESASTS